From the Nocardiopsis changdeensis genome, one window contains:
- a CDS encoding S8 family serine peptidase, translating to MRSTPAPGAAVGRAAAALLLALVPLAAPAAAAADTAGDEPPPPLPQVFEFKGERQPCSVMGTEVVEQEPWTRAFLGLDRAHRLSTGSGTEIAVLAPELDAAGPALEGAVEGGGSQDCLGHGTFLAGVAGGRAVEDSGTLGVAPGVSLRFIPAGDPNTGVTPPGQIASGITEATAAGSDVILVGTAAWENSTALDDAVAAATEAGSLVVAPATVNTVRGPMAGHPSQHPDALSVAAHDPEGLPVVAAPVLRADGELVRVDLLAPGDLTVGPGPGGGHVIGSGPGVAAAFAAGTASLLAAREPELTPGELRQRLISTAYSSPSGSGDPVGGGGRVDPVAALTTVPAGESALSAGGRFVPDPSPLGSLDALPTWAVVGGAGLLIVMCVLAAAVVRNGRARDWRPATPGEPVP from the coding sequence TTGAGATCCACCCCGGCTCCCGGCGCAGCGGTCGGCCGCGCGGCGGCCGCGCTGCTCCTCGCCCTGGTCCCCCTGGCCGCCCCGGCCGCAGCGGCGGCGGACACGGCGGGCGACGAGCCCCCGCCTCCCCTCCCCCAGGTCTTCGAGTTCAAGGGCGAACGGCAGCCCTGCTCCGTCATGGGCACCGAGGTGGTCGAACAGGAACCCTGGACCCGCGCCTTCCTCGGCCTGGACCGGGCGCACCGGCTGAGCACGGGCTCCGGCACGGAGATCGCCGTCCTGGCCCCGGAGCTCGACGCCGCGGGCCCGGCGCTGGAGGGCGCCGTGGAGGGCGGGGGCTCCCAGGACTGCCTGGGCCACGGGACGTTCCTGGCGGGGGTCGCGGGCGGCCGGGCCGTGGAGGACAGCGGGACCCTGGGGGTGGCGCCCGGCGTCTCCCTCAGGTTCATCCCGGCGGGGGACCCCAACACCGGGGTGACCCCGCCCGGCCAGATCGCCTCCGGCATCACCGAGGCGACCGCCGCGGGCTCCGACGTCATCCTCGTGGGCACGGCGGCCTGGGAGAACAGCACCGCCCTGGACGACGCCGTGGCGGCCGCGACGGAGGCGGGATCCCTGGTGGTGGCCCCGGCGACGGTGAACACGGTGCGCGGCCCGATGGCCGGGCACCCGTCCCAGCACCCCGACGCGCTGAGCGTGGCGGCCCACGACCCCGAGGGGCTGCCCGTGGTGGCCGCGCCGGTGCTGCGGGCCGACGGCGAACTGGTGCGGGTCGACCTCCTGGCGCCGGGCGACCTGACCGTGGGGCCGGGGCCCGGCGGCGGGCACGTGATCGGCTCGGGACCGGGGGTCGCGGCGGCCTTCGCGGCGGGGACGGCGTCCCTGCTGGCCGCCCGCGAACCGGAGCTCACCCCGGGCGAGCTGCGGCAGCGGCTCATCTCGACCGCCTACTCGTCCCCGTCGGGCTCGGGCGACCCGGTGGGCGGGGGCGGCCGGGTCGACCCCGTCGCGGCGCTGACCACCGTGCCCGCGGGAGAATCGGCCCTGTCCGCGGGCGGGCGGTTCGTCCCCGACCCCTCGCCCCTGGGCTCGCTGGACGCCCTCCCGACCTGGGCGGTGGTCGGCGGCGCCGGGCTCCTGATCGTGATGTGCGTGCTGGCCGCCGCCGTCGTGCGCAACGGCCGCGCCCGCGACTGGCGCCCCGCCACCCCGGGCGAACCGGTCCCCTGA
- the eccCa gene encoding type VII secretion protein EccCa yields MSTIRVRRPPRRPGPDLPSGEITLQEPPELTEQQSSMSSVFMYMPMAFTSLAMLMMFIRPGNMGNSVMPFIAGGMMLAGAVLMLGGQYLRAVLERRAKLNDDRRDYLRYLRQMRTRLRQVVTEQRDAMLWRAPDPDALWSIVRTSRLWERRADDEDFGEVRVAVGEQALSMKISPVASKPVEDLEPLSAHALRRFIRAYGTVEDQPVQVYLRGYARVTMRGDLAASRALTRALLGQLAVFHSHDELRIAVCASAAALPNWSWVKWLPHNQHPTVRDGAGPARLLCTDAIELEQLLGEGLADRPRFDPAAAPGREEPFVVVVVDGGSIPPGSRLLGGGYRNAVVVDVADPMPPEDDPYTLALRVEPTRLVMLGSDNTGRDTEEDLGRPDSLSLSRAGSLARLLAPYRASGAAVEVTEPLTTDFELTTLLGIRDLRSHDPERMWGELHPKNRLRVPIGMTSEGAPLELDLKESALGGMGPHGMLIGATGSGKSELLRTLVLGLALTHTPETLNFILVDFKGGATFIGLDGLRHTSALITNLADEAILVERMQDALHGELVRRQEHLRASGGYSSVHEYERARESDPSMEPLPTLFVVVDEFSELLAAHRDFMDLFVMIGRLGRSLGVHLLLASQRLDEGRMHQLESHLSYRIALRTFSAIESRGVLGVPDAHRLPSAPGNGFLKTDTETLTRFKAAYVSGAYRVSPRAVRVSGAAEADTVLFTDAPVRMSETVTEQVVEEQPQDAQTPLLEVALDRLSGHGPAAREVWLPPLGVPPLLDELHLMTGSAIPEGGVLWDDRGSLRIAVGVVDRPFEHQRKPLVADLTGAGGHIGIAGGPQSGKSTLLASFILGLALRNTPAQVQFYGIDCGGGLLQALKGLPHMGSVAARTDERRIVRTVMEMHEILTHRETLFAEQGIDSMATYRARRAAGEFADERHGDVFLIVDGWGTIRQDNMDLVASIVQLVQRGLNYGIHVMVASPRWADFNTSVRDLMGSRFELRLGDPVDSLVHMRAAQTVPRIPGRGITDDKHHFLTGLPRADGIPEAVTVAAGMGELVTRVKDAWDGPVAPPVRTLPAVLRAAELPGSDLEGTGGVLRVPLGLESRRMQPFWHDFGATPHLLVVGDTESGKTNLVRHITNAIRSHYGPSEARVVLGDQRRRLYDAVPKEMQLGYAVTGDSVREMMQAAAQAMQVRMPGPEITPDRIRLRDWWNGPELFVIVDDFELVAGSGSSPMAPLAPMLAQGAEIGMHVILVHAAGGFGRASGEPFIRSLIDLNTPSIMLSSPPSEGMLFGSIRARRMPPGRALWISRRDPVEVQLALVEEEGA; encoded by the coding sequence GTGAGCACCATCCGCGTACGGCGCCCGCCGAGGCGCCCCGGCCCCGACCTGCCCTCGGGGGAGATCACCCTCCAGGAGCCGCCGGAGCTGACCGAGCAGCAGTCCAGCATGTCCTCGGTCTTCATGTACATGCCGATGGCGTTCACTTCACTCGCGATGCTCATGATGTTCATCCGGCCGGGGAACATGGGCAACAGCGTGATGCCCTTCATCGCGGGCGGCATGATGCTGGCCGGCGCCGTCCTCATGCTCGGCGGGCAGTACCTGCGCGCGGTCCTGGAGCGCCGCGCCAAGCTCAACGACGATCGGCGGGACTACCTGCGCTACCTGCGGCAGATGCGCACCCGGCTGCGCCAGGTCGTCACCGAGCAGCGCGACGCCATGCTCTGGCGCGCCCCCGACCCCGACGCCCTGTGGTCCATCGTCCGCACCTCGCGCCTGTGGGAGCGCCGGGCCGACGACGAGGACTTCGGCGAGGTCCGCGTCGCGGTCGGCGAGCAGGCGCTGTCCATGAAGATCTCCCCGGTCGCGTCCAAGCCGGTGGAGGACCTCGAACCCCTCAGCGCGCACGCCCTGCGCCGCTTCATCCGCGCCTACGGCACGGTCGAGGACCAGCCCGTGCAGGTCTACCTGCGCGGCTACGCCCGGGTGACCATGCGCGGCGACCTGGCCGCCTCCCGGGCGCTGACCCGCGCGCTCCTGGGCCAGCTCGCCGTCTTCCACTCCCACGACGAGCTGCGCATCGCCGTGTGCGCCTCGGCGGCGGCCCTGCCCAACTGGTCCTGGGTGAAGTGGCTGCCGCACAACCAGCACCCCACCGTCCGCGACGGCGCCGGGCCGGCCCGCCTGCTCTGCACCGACGCGATCGAGCTCGAACAGCTCCTCGGGGAGGGGCTCGCCGACCGGCCCCGCTTCGACCCCGCCGCGGCCCCCGGGCGCGAGGAGCCCTTCGTGGTCGTGGTCGTGGACGGCGGGAGCATCCCGCCCGGCTCCCGCCTGCTCGGCGGCGGGTACCGCAACGCCGTGGTCGTGGACGTCGCCGACCCCATGCCGCCCGAGGACGACCCCTACACCCTCGCGCTGCGGGTGGAGCCCACCCGGTTGGTCATGCTGGGCAGCGACAACACCGGCCGGGACACCGAGGAGGACCTCGGCCGCCCCGACTCCCTCAGCCTGTCCCGCGCCGGCTCCCTGGCGCGGCTGCTCGCCCCCTACCGGGCCAGCGGCGCCGCCGTGGAGGTGACGGAGCCGCTGACGACCGACTTCGAGCTGACCACGCTGTTGGGCATCCGGGACCTGCGGTCCCACGACCCGGAGCGGATGTGGGGGGAGCTGCACCCCAAGAACCGGCTGCGGGTCCCCATCGGCATGACCTCGGAGGGGGCGCCCCTGGAACTGGACCTGAAGGAGTCGGCGCTGGGCGGCATGGGCCCGCACGGCATGCTGATCGGCGCCACCGGCTCCGGCAAGAGCGAGCTGCTGCGCACCCTCGTGCTCGGGCTGGCGCTCACGCACACCCCCGAGACGCTCAACTTCATCCTCGTGGACTTCAAGGGCGGCGCGACCTTCATCGGCCTGGACGGGCTGCGGCACACCTCGGCGCTGATCACGAACCTGGCCGACGAGGCCATCCTGGTGGAGCGCATGCAGGACGCGCTGCACGGCGAGCTGGTCCGCCGCCAGGAGCACCTGCGGGCGTCGGGCGGCTACAGCTCGGTGCACGAGTACGAGCGGGCGCGCGAGTCCGACCCGTCCATGGAGCCGCTGCCGACCCTGTTCGTGGTGGTGGACGAGTTCAGCGAGCTGCTGGCCGCCCACCGGGACTTCATGGACCTGTTCGTGATGATCGGCCGGCTCGGGCGGAGCCTGGGCGTCCACCTGCTGTTGGCGTCCCAGCGCCTGGACGAGGGGCGGATGCACCAGCTGGAGAGCCACCTCTCCTACCGGATCGCGCTGCGGACGTTCTCCGCGATCGAGAGCCGGGGCGTGCTGGGGGTGCCCGACGCCCACCGGCTGCCGTCGGCGCCGGGCAACGGGTTCCTCAAGACCGACACCGAGACGCTGACCCGCTTCAAGGCCGCCTACGTCTCGGGGGCCTACCGGGTGAGCCCGCGCGCCGTCCGCGTCAGCGGCGCTGCGGAGGCCGACACGGTCCTGTTCACGGACGCGCCCGTCCGCATGTCGGAGACCGTCACCGAACAGGTCGTGGAGGAGCAGCCGCAGGACGCGCAGACCCCCCTGCTGGAGGTCGCCCTGGACCGCCTGTCGGGGCACGGGCCCGCCGCCCGCGAGGTGTGGCTGCCCCCGCTGGGCGTGCCGCCGCTGCTGGACGAGCTGCACCTCATGACCGGGAGCGCCATCCCCGAGGGCGGGGTGCTCTGGGACGACCGGGGCTCGCTGCGGATCGCCGTCGGAGTCGTGGACCGGCCCTTCGAGCACCAGCGCAAGCCCCTGGTCGCCGACCTCACCGGAGCGGGCGGCCACATCGGCATCGCGGGCGGGCCCCAGAGCGGCAAGAGCACACTGCTGGCGTCGTTCATCCTGGGGCTGGCGCTGCGCAACACCCCCGCCCAGGTGCAGTTCTACGGCATCGACTGCGGCGGCGGCCTGCTCCAGGCGCTCAAGGGCCTGCCCCACATGGGCAGCGTCGCCGCGCGCACCGACGAGCGGCGCATCGTGCGGACCGTCATGGAGATGCACGAGATCCTCACCCACCGCGAGACGCTCTTCGCGGAGCAGGGGATCGACTCCATGGCCACCTACCGGGCCCGGCGCGCGGCGGGCGAGTTCGCGGACGAGCGGCACGGCGACGTGTTCCTGATCGTGGACGGCTGGGGCACCATCCGGCAGGACAACATGGACCTGGTCGCCTCCATCGTCCAGCTGGTGCAGCGCGGCCTCAACTACGGCATCCACGTCATGGTGGCCTCGCCCCGGTGGGCGGACTTCAACACCAGCGTCCGCGACCTCATGGGCAGCCGCTTCGAGCTGCGGCTGGGCGACCCGGTCGACTCGCTCGTCCACATGCGCGCCGCCCAGACCGTGCCCCGCATCCCCGGCCGCGGCATCACCGACGACAAGCACCACTTCCTGACCGGCCTGCCCCGGGCCGACGGGATCCCGGAGGCGGTGACGGTGGCCGCGGGCATGGGCGAGCTGGTCACCAGGGTGAAGGACGCCTGGGACGGCCCGGTCGCCCCGCCCGTGCGGACCCTGCCCGCCGTGCTCCGGGCCGCCGAGCTGCCCGGCTCCGACCTGGAGGGGACCGGCGGTGTCCTGCGGGTGCCGCTGGGCCTGGAGAGCCGGCGCATGCAGCCCTTCTGGCACGACTTCGGGGCCACGCCCCACCTGCTGGTGGTGGGCGACACCGAGTCGGGCAAGACCAACCTCGTCCGGCACATCACCAACGCGATTCGGAGCCACTACGGGCCCTCGGAGGCCCGGGTCGTCCTGGGCGACCAGAGGCGCAGGCTCTACGACGCCGTCCCCAAGGAGATGCAGCTGGGGTACGCGGTGACGGGCGACAGCGTGCGGGAGATGATGCAGGCCGCCGCGCAGGCGATGCAGGTGCGCATGCCCGGGCCCGAGATCACACCCGACCGCATCCGGCTCCGCGACTGGTGGAACGGGCCGGAGCTGTTCGTCATCGTGGACGACTTCGAGCTGGTGGCGGGCAGCGGATCCAGCCCCATGGCCCCGCTGGCGCCCATGCTGGCGCAGGGGGCGGAGATCGGCATGCACGTCATCCTGGTGCACGCGGCGGGCGGGTTCGGCCGGGCGAGCGGCGAGCCGTTCATCCGGTCGCTGATCGACCTGAACACGCCCAGCATCATGCTGTCCTCGCCGCCGTCGGAGGGGATGCTGTTCGGCAGCATCCGGGCCCGCCGGATGCCGCCGGGGAGGGCCCTGTGGATCTCCCGCCGGGACCCGGTGGAGGTGCAGCTGGCCCTGGTGGAGGAAGAGGGCGCCTGA
- the eccD gene encoding type VII secretion integral membrane protein EccD — translation MSDSSAADPCRLLIRAPGRAFEIAAPVEVPLSEIIPTLVLYAEGDDGEDLDESGLEHDGWVLQQLGDEPLDEDETLASLGLCHGETLYLRPRREQLPPVHFDDIVDGVATGMAERPDRWSPAHTRVLLQVMGLVVLLIGLGVLTAGGRNLFTVLGATASALLMLLSAWAASRAMADLSASTGLAGCATLAMGLAGALVPTGEPGTLFTGAVLLTASVTAAGASVLGVAAVAGSIPFFAGLFVVEVLGAVAGLLLMFLPGTSVPDAAALVAMLALFTGTYAPQLAFRLSGLKLPALPANPKQLQEEIDPLPARRVLDRTHLADRFQTALYASTGAVITVCACVLALTPGWIPKTFVLILCLVMLLQSRGLGSAWQRALMVGPPWAALGVLAIALAWGAEPLGRLLAVLGLFAATTILAVVSWSLPGRRALPHWGRAAEIIQLILCVALVPLVLAQFGVFGLLRGIGG, via the coding sequence ATGTCCGATTCCTCCGCCGCCGACCCCTGCCGCCTCCTGATCCGCGCCCCCGGGCGCGCGTTCGAGATCGCGGCCCCGGTCGAGGTCCCCTTGTCCGAGATCATCCCCACCCTCGTGCTGTACGCCGAGGGCGACGACGGCGAGGACCTGGACGAGAGCGGCCTCGAACACGACGGGTGGGTCCTCCAGCAGCTGGGCGACGAGCCCCTGGACGAGGACGAGACCCTGGCGTCCCTGGGCCTGTGCCACGGGGAGACCCTGTACCTGCGGCCCCGGCGCGAGCAGCTGCCCCCGGTCCACTTCGACGACATCGTCGACGGGGTGGCCACGGGCATGGCGGAGCGGCCCGACCGCTGGTCGCCCGCCCACACCCGCGTCCTGCTCCAGGTCATGGGGCTGGTGGTGCTGCTGATCGGGCTCGGCGTGCTCACCGCCGGGGGCCGGAACCTGTTCACCGTCCTGGGCGCGACCGCCTCGGCGCTCCTCATGCTGCTGTCGGCCTGGGCCGCCTCGCGCGCCATGGCCGACCTCTCCGCGTCCACCGGCCTGGCCGGGTGCGCCACCCTGGCCATGGGGCTGGCGGGGGCGCTGGTCCCCACCGGGGAGCCGGGGACGCTGTTCACGGGCGCGGTGCTCCTGACCGCCTCGGTGACGGCGGCGGGCGCCAGCGTGCTCGGGGTCGCCGCGGTGGCGGGCTCCATCCCCTTCTTCGCCGGACTGTTCGTCGTCGAGGTGCTGGGCGCCGTCGCGGGGCTGCTCCTGATGTTCCTGCCGGGCACCTCCGTCCCGGACGCCGCCGCCCTGGTGGCGATGCTGGCGCTGTTCACCGGCACCTACGCCCCCCAGCTGGCCTTCCGGCTCTCCGGCCTGAAGCTCCCGGCGCTGCCGGCCAACCCCAAGCAGCTCCAGGAGGAGATCGACCCGCTCCCGGCCCGGCGGGTGCTGGACCGGACGCACCTGGCCGACCGGTTCCAGACCGCCCTGTACGCCTCCACCGGCGCCGTGATCACGGTGTGCGCGTGCGTCCTGGCCCTCACCCCGGGCTGGATCCCCAAGACGTTCGTGCTGATCCTGTGCCTGGTGATGCTGCTCCAGTCGCGCGGGCTCGGCAGCGCCTGGCAGCGCGCGCTGATGGTGGGCCCGCCCTGGGCCGCCCTGGGCGTGCTCGCCATCGCCCTGGCCTGGGGCGCGGAACCCCTGGGCCGCCTCCTGGCCGTGCTGGGCCTGTTCGCTGCCACGACGATCCTCGCGGTGGTCTCCTGGAGCCTGCCGGGGCGGCGGGCCCTGCCGCACTGGGGGCGGGCCGCGGAGATCATCCAGCTGATCCTGTGCGTGGCCCTGGTGCCCCTGGTACTGGCGCAGTTCGGGGTGTTCGGCCTCCTGCGCGGGATCGGGGGCTGA
- the eccB gene encoding type VII secretion protein EccB, giving the protein MQSRRDRVMAHNFTVGRLGTAMLEADPDAVDAPMRRTRTGTYVGMAIGALICIGFLVFGLIFPGGATSWRQEGRIVIDRDGGATYLYSGGVLRPVANLASAKLAVGEGAATSLVSQRSLEGETMGGPVGIAGAPDGLPEAGTQGTWRLCAVAPVGEEDAPRGRTALVVGEAPDPWVVGSGDGVLVSGPDGTPYLLWQGTRLRMDEEAGGVQALGYGTTPALPVDSAFLNTVPEGPDLVAPEVAGAGEEGRELAGSTRSVGQVFAVSAPGQEDQHYLLTRDGLAPLTLTQALLLLGDTAVSGPAYGDASPEPVPLASAEVHANLAADPATPDAAQGLPPAPPTALEVGAGVPCLRWEADGSMAMTMDAPSGIRAWPVQERPFVEPGCPTPALVGIPAGQGGVVRARPVAGTDAAPTYYVVTDAAAKYPVADTAALTALGYTEDEAVPLPTSLLRVLPTGPLLSQEAASLPLASSPRGGGTACP; this is encoded by the coding sequence GTGCAGTCACGACGCGACCGGGTGATGGCCCACAACTTCACCGTGGGCCGGCTGGGAACGGCGATGCTGGAGGCCGACCCCGACGCCGTCGACGCGCCCATGCGCCGCACGCGCACCGGCACCTACGTCGGCATGGCCATCGGGGCGCTGATCTGCATCGGCTTCCTGGTCTTCGGCCTGATCTTCCCCGGCGGGGCCACCTCCTGGCGCCAGGAGGGGCGGATCGTCATCGACCGCGACGGCGGGGCCACGTACCTGTACTCGGGCGGTGTGCTGCGCCCCGTCGCCAACCTGGCGTCGGCCAAGCTGGCCGTGGGCGAGGGCGCCGCCACCTCCCTCGTCTCCCAGCGATCCCTGGAGGGGGAGACGATGGGCGGCCCGGTGGGCATCGCCGGGGCGCCCGACGGGCTCCCCGAGGCGGGCACCCAGGGCACCTGGCGCCTGTGCGCCGTGGCACCGGTCGGCGAGGAGGACGCGCCGCGCGGCAGGACCGCCCTGGTGGTCGGCGAGGCGCCCGACCCCTGGGTCGTCGGGTCCGGCGACGGCGTCCTCGTCTCCGGCCCGGACGGCACCCCGTACCTGCTGTGGCAGGGCACCCGGCTGCGCATGGACGAGGAGGCCGGGGGCGTGCAGGCCCTCGGCTACGGGACGACCCCCGCGCTGCCGGTGGACTCCGCCTTCCTCAACACGGTCCCCGAGGGCCCGGACCTGGTCGCCCCCGAGGTGGCCGGGGCCGGGGAGGAGGGCCGCGAGCTGGCGGGCTCCACCCGGTCGGTGGGCCAGGTGTTCGCGGTCTCCGCGCCCGGCCAGGAGGACCAGCACTACCTGCTCACCCGGGACGGGCTGGCCCCCCTGACGCTCACCCAGGCGCTGCTGCTGCTCGGCGACACCGCGGTCTCCGGTCCCGCCTACGGCGACGCCTCCCCCGAGCCCGTGCCGCTCGCGTCGGCCGAGGTGCACGCAAATCTCGCCGCCGACCCCGCCACCCCGGACGCGGCCCAGGGCCTGCCCCCCGCCCCGCCCACCGCGCTGGAGGTGGGCGCCGGGGTGCCCTGCCTGCGCTGGGAGGCGGACGGGTCGATGGCCATGACCATGGACGCGCCCTCCGGCATCCGGGCGTGGCCGGTCCAGGAGCGCCCGTTCGTGGAACCCGGGTGCCCCACTCCCGCCCTCGTCGGCATCCCCGCCGGACAGGGCGGCGTGGTCCGCGCGCGGCCCGTGGCGGGCACCGACGCGGCCCCGACCTACTACGTGGTGACGGACGCCGCGGCCAAGTACCCGGTCGCCGACACCGCCGCGCTGACGGCCCTGGGATACACGGAGGACGAGGCGGTGCCGCTGCCGACGTCGCTGCTCCGGGTCCTGCCCACCGGGCCGCTGCTGAGCCAGGAGGCCGCCTCGCTCCCCTTGGCGTCCTCCCCCCGAGGCGGGGGCACCGCCTGCCCCTAG
- a CDS encoding WXG100 family type VII secretion target has product MSRTRSTDEANRLAQEAMQEAYTQCNNIYQNVDDTRDGLRGSWQGAASNRYSEALVGWLEELRLITNDMNQMIGTFGGTVQAMNATEDQAILTGSRWMDDLNPNQSG; this is encoded by the coding sequence ATGTCGAGAACACGGAGTACCGATGAGGCCAACCGGCTCGCCCAGGAGGCGATGCAGGAGGCCTACACGCAGTGCAACAACATCTACCAGAACGTCGACGACACCCGTGACGGCCTGCGCGGGTCCTGGCAGGGCGCGGCCTCCAACCGCTACAGCGAGGCGCTGGTGGGCTGGTTGGAGGAGCTGCGGCTCATCACCAACGACATGAACCAGATGATCGGCACCTTCGGCGGCACGGTCCAGGCCATGAACGCCACCGAGGACCAGGCCATCCTGACCGGCTCCCGGTGGATGGACGACCTGAACCCGAACCAGTCGGGCTGA
- a CDS encoding WXG100 family type VII secretion target: MNGFDVSYGHVDDATMRLGQQTEAVARQIEELDAKMQKLLADLEGETKENYEAKVKSWRLNVADMRTLLGKAQNALNDIRNNYSGTDRREAMNWASLL; this comes from the coding sequence ATGAACGGATTCGACGTCAGCTACGGCCATGTCGACGACGCGACGATGCGTCTGGGCCAGCAGACCGAAGCGGTCGCACGGCAGATCGAGGAGCTCGACGCCAAGATGCAGAAGCTCCTGGCCGACCTCGAAGGTGAGACCAAGGAGAACTACGAGGCGAAGGTGAAGTCCTGGCGGCTCAACGTCGCCGACATGCGCACCCTGCTGGGCAAGGCCCAGAACGCCCTGAACGACATCCGCAACAACTACTCCGGCACGGACCGCCGCGAGGCCATGAACTGGGCCTCCCTCCTCTGA